CCCGGACACCGAGATCGCTGTATTCATGTTTCAGAAGCTACACTAGTTTCACAAAATCATGAAGTCTCAATAGTGGCTAAACTCTGATGACCCCAGTGAGGAGCTGATCGAGAGTGAACGAGACGCCGATCGCCGAGCGCGACGACCGGCGCGACGACGCGGTGCTGGGCTTCGTGGAACGGTTCGCGGGCCAGCTCGCCGACGCCGGGTGGCCGCGCATGCCCGCCCGGGTCTTCGTGGCGCTGCTGGCCAGCGACCCCGGGCGGATGACCGCCGCCGAGCTGGCCGAGGTGCTCCTGGTCAGCCCCGCCGCCATCTCCGGCGCGGTCCGCTACCTGGGCCGGCTGAACCTGGTCACCCGCGAACGCGACCCCGGGTCGCGACGCGACCTCTACCGGGTCCGGATGGACGTCTGGCAGAGCGTCATGGCCGAACGCGACAAGGTGCTGAACCAGTGGGTGGTCTCCCTGCGCGAGGGCGAGAAGATCGTCGGGTCCGGCGGCCCCGCGGCCGAACGACTCGCCGAGTCGGCGGCGTTCTTCGAGTTCATGCAGGCCGAGCTCGACGCCATGCTGCAACGCTGGCGCGAGCACCGCGAACAGCGCCACCGGGGCGCCTGAGGCTACGACCGGGGGGCCGTGGTGAAGCAGCAGTCACCGCACAGGCCCCCTCCGGAGACCCGGTAGTACAGGCAGCAGCTCCGGCGTCGGAATCCGAGCCCCGGCCCGACCGCCGTGCCGGACCCGCGCAGCCCGCCCGTGCCCAGCAGCGCCCCGGCCAGCTCGCCGCAGCGGCCGGCCACGGCGGGCCGTGCCGTCGCCAACACCCGCAGCGCGCCGACCAGCGCGGACGCGGCGTTGCCCCACAGCAGCCCGTCGGCGATCCGCGCCTCGCGGTGCACGGCGGCGTTGACACCCTCGAGCTGCTCCTCGACCACCGAGCGGTAGACCGCCTCGGCGGCCTCCGCCGGGCCGTCCACGCGGAGCCCCCGCACCTCCGCCAGCCACAGCGGCACCGCGCCCGGAGCGCCCGCCCGATGCCGCAGCGGGGCCAGGCTCGGCACCACCCCGTGGACGAGCGCCGAACCGAGGACCGGTGACCACAGGCGCGCGGCGAGCC
The DNA window shown above is from Thermomonospora umbrina and carries:
- a CDS encoding (2Fe-2S)-binding protein yields the protein MKQAPPASVADALADVAGIGPFFAVSTDPAEEVDPLWRSFPDGVAALIEVTAARMGAAEARVAASTAHLGLAARLWSPVLGSALVHGVVPSLAPLRHRAGAPGAVPLWLAEVRGLRVDGPAEAAEAVYRSVVEEQLEGVNAAVHREARIADGLLWGNAASALVGALRVLATARPAVAGRCGELAGALLGTGGLRGSGTAVGPGLGFRRRSCCLYYRVSGGGLCGDCCFTTAPRS
- a CDS encoding GbsR/MarR family transcriptional regulator, encoding MNETPIAERDDRRDDAVLGFVERFAGQLADAGWPRMPARVFVALLASDPGRMTAAELAEVLLVSPAAISGAVRYLGRLNLVTRERDPGSRRDLYRVRMDVWQSVMAERDKVLNQWVVSLREGEKIVGSGGPAAERLAESAAFFEFMQAELDAMLQRWREHREQRHRGA